A genomic stretch from Leptospira ellinghausenii includes:
- the rpmG gene encoding 50S ribosomal protein L33 — MREIIKLTCVPCAIPGRSNYFQTKNKKTKSEKLVTKKYCKFCKAHTDHKESKV, encoded by the coding sequence ATGAGAGAAATCATAAAACTAACCTGTGTCCCATGTGCGATACCTGGGCGGTCAAATTACTTCCAGACTAAAAACAAGAAGACAAAGTCGGAAAAACTTGTGACAAAAAAATATTGCAAATTTTGCAAAGCACACACGGATCACAAGGAATCCAAAGTCTAA
- a CDS encoding alpha/beta fold hydrolase: MSERQTYNWKNHRLTYVRHKSLNPKSKETIVLVGGWCSAAGYWGLNIPFFRTLGDVIELDLVGHYPAEIFDQKKGLTLQDFLETQAQGIWASAGEKDITLVGHSTGGMAVLAIASLFPQRIKQVIAIAPYVHGPVPGILKIGVMGLRANLGTFFDLGFKIGKSLPKALQIGFSYGVYDSSAFHAREDIKQFLKEYNPQFECLNPRQILMILEMLDRTDIRPIVFGNQVPTLIMRGEEDPIIPGKDVMELERTTPHVKAVLFSECGHFVHMEKQKAAEKVMKDFLLMKKSSTTKKSFF; this comes from the coding sequence ATGTCAGAAAGACAAACATATAATTGGAAAAACCACAGGCTAACATACGTTCGGCACAAATCCCTGAATCCAAAATCCAAGGAAACCATTGTCCTCGTTGGAGGATGGTGTTCTGCTGCAGGGTATTGGGGTCTCAACATTCCATTTTTTCGAACTTTGGGAGATGTCATCGAACTTGACTTAGTTGGTCATTATCCAGCTGAAATTTTTGACCAAAAAAAGGGCCTTACTCTCCAAGATTTTTTAGAAACACAGGCCCAAGGGATATGGGCATCTGCCGGGGAAAAAGACATCACCCTCGTTGGACACTCCACAGGTGGAATGGCAGTCCTTGCCATTGCGTCCCTTTTCCCACAACGCATCAAACAAGTGATCGCAATCGCCCCTTATGTACATGGCCCAGTCCCTGGGATCTTAAAAATCGGAGTGATGGGGTTACGTGCTAATTTAGGTACTTTTTTTGACCTCGGATTTAAAATTGGGAAATCATTACCCAAAGCCTTACAAATTGGTTTTTCGTATGGAGTGTATGATTCGAGTGCGTTCCATGCAAGAGAAGACATCAAACAATTCTTAAAAGAATACAACCCACAATTTGAATGTTTGAACCCAAGGCAAATCCTCATGATCCTAGAGATGCTCGACCGCACAGACATTCGACCCATCGTGTTTGGAAACCAAGTACCAACTCTCATCATGCGTGGGGAAGAAGATCCCATCATTCCAGGAAAGGATGTGATGGAATTAGAAAGAACCACACCTCATGTAAAGGCTGTATTGTTTTCGGAATGTGGACACTTTGTACACATGGAAAAACAAAAAGCAGCTGAGAAAGTGATGAAGGACTTTCTTTTGATGAAAAAATCTTCTACGACAAAGAAGTCCTTTTTCTAA
- a CDS encoding PAS domain-containing protein: MSKFIDPSILGKLGSLSQSEADAYPFGIVKVDESGKILLYNKYESELANVPIQTAVGKNFFTEVAICTNNRIFYGRFKEGMISGDLDIAFNYVFTYKMKPTNVVIHLYHDKGTNSNWIFVKLR; the protein is encoded by the coding sequence ATGAGCAAATTTATTGACCCAAGCATTTTAGGTAAACTCGGATCCCTTAGCCAATCGGAAGCAGATGCATACCCATTTGGAATTGTAAAGGTAGATGAATCAGGTAAAATTTTACTCTACAACAAATATGAATCAGAACTAGCCAATGTTCCCATTCAAACAGCGGTAGGGAAAAACTTTTTCACTGAAGTAGCAATCTGTACCAATAACCGTATTTTTTATGGTAGGTTCAAAGAAGGGATGATCTCAGGTGATTTGGACATCGCTTTCAATTATGTTTTTACTTACAAAATGAAGCCTACCAATGTGGTGATTCATTTGTATCATGACAAAGGTACAAACTCAAATTGGATCTTTGTAAAACTAAGATAA
- a CDS encoding methyl-accepting chemotaxis protein, with product MPQKHILNEEKRLYSRVMWNDSINFVLFLLLVGIFGFQSIYGLLPVPIQILAGLVVFVTFVFSIFRMIQNKYILKKDLASNHLAADPVLLLSGYGIDMHEYSESLTDTCSDLQKRLDAIGNHIIELNEKIQTTGSDIDRVYQIVSQLASEEVKLMDAVGKTSEEINIMFDIVNVVIAEIQSRNETMENLVQLSKDGRKKVNDTNFTIQRISESSGNILKLIDFINGVSKQTNLLAINAAIEATHSGSEGKGFTVIADEIKNLSTMTANNAKQISKILNENVIDYKKAEKLGIESGDAFQFIASEIHVVHGTIAEVVQSIQELKSRGGAILSKAKTLDDVAERVRDTSGEVYGEIVTINSNLDEIQSLSNTIQNECEEIRSAQQVILKTTEILKSQIKDIHSATDKMMMGTT from the coding sequence ATGCCACAAAAACATATCCTCAATGAAGAAAAGAGGCTGTATTCTAGAGTAATGTGGAATGATTCCATCAATTTTGTCCTTTTTCTCCTCCTTGTAGGTATATTTGGATTCCAATCCATTTACGGACTACTCCCAGTACCAATACAAATATTAGCTGGTTTGGTGGTTTTTGTTACATTCGTATTTTCTATTTTTCGAATGATCCAAAATAAATATATTCTAAAGAAAGATTTAGCCTCAAATCATTTAGCTGCTGATCCAGTTCTTTTACTTTCAGGATATGGAATCGATATGCACGAATATTCGGAGTCTCTAACAGATACATGTTCTGATTTACAAAAAAGATTGGATGCCATTGGCAATCATATCATTGAATTAAATGAGAAAATTCAAACGACAGGCAGTGACATTGATCGTGTGTACCAAATTGTTTCCCAACTCGCCTCCGAAGAAGTAAAACTCATGGATGCAGTCGGTAAAACTTCCGAAGAAATCAACATCATGTTTGATATTGTAAACGTTGTCATTGCTGAGATCCAAAGCAGAAATGAGACAATGGAAAATCTTGTTCAACTTAGTAAGGATGGAAGAAAAAAGGTAAACGATACCAATTTTACCATCCAGAGAATCAGTGAGTCCTCAGGGAATATTTTAAAACTCATCGACTTCATTAATGGAGTATCCAAACAAACGAATTTACTCGCAATCAATGCGGCCATTGAGGCAACTCACTCCGGTTCCGAAGGGAAAGGTTTCACGGTCATTGCTGATGAAATTAAAAATTTATCCACAATGACGGCAAATAATGCAAAACAGATTTCGAAAATCTTAAACGAGAATGTAATTGATTATAAAAAAGCAGAAAAACTTGGGATCGAATCGGGAGATGCCTTTCAATTCATTGCTTCGGAAATTCATGTTGTTCATGGAACAATCGCGGAAGTTGTACAATCCATTCAGGAATTAAAGTCAAGAGGTGGTGCCATCCTTTCCAAAGCAAAAACACTAGATGATGTTGCAGAACGTGTGCGAGATACTTCTGGTGAGGTTTATGGTGAGATTGTAACGATCAATTCGAATCTAGACGAAATCCAATCTTTATCCAATACAATCCAAAATGAATGTGAAGAGATTCGTTCAGCACAACAAGTCATCTTAAAAACGACTGAAATTTTAAAATCACAAATCAAAGACATCCATTCTGCCACAGATAAGATGATGATGGGAACCACTTGA
- a CDS encoding DUF4442 domain-containing protein, translating to MRNRERLLEYKVHPLWKFLEETYGFEQAFRMFKPYEGANILPKLIDRNTMVVSMPLILSNTNYVGTHFGGSLYSMCDPFFMFLLMMNLGKDYMVWDKGAKIDFVKPGEGTVTATFHLPDSEFAEIKNLLQKDKKTIRNYETLVVGEDGKTVAQITKDLYIRRLT from the coding sequence ATGAGAAATAGAGAGAGATTACTCGAATACAAAGTTCATCCCCTTTGGAAATTTTTAGAAGAAACTTATGGTTTTGAACAGGCATTCCGAATGTTCAAACCGTATGAAGGGGCAAACATCTTACCAAAACTCATCGATCGAAACACAATGGTAGTTTCCATGCCACTCATCCTTTCCAATACAAATTATGTAGGAACCCATTTTGGTGGTTCCTTATACTCTATGTGTGATCCTTTTTTTATGTTTTTACTCATGATGAATTTAGGAAAAGACTATATGGTATGGGACAAAGGAGCCAAAATCGATTTTGTCAAACCAGGTGAAGGCACGGTAACAGCAACGTTCCATCTTCCTGATTCTGAATTTGCAGAAATCAAAAATCTATTACAAAAAGATAAAAAAACAATCCGAAACTATGAGACTCTCGTTGTTGGTGAAGATGGAAAAACTGTGGCTCAAATTACCAAGGATTTGTACATCCGTAGGCTCACCTAA
- a CDS encoding bile acid:sodium symporter family protein, giving the protein MLTNLSKQIVNAFPLVLLGIAGIGFLEPEKISWFKGPWITYSLGLIMLGMGLSLEVDDFLRIFRQPKPILIGTILQYTIMPLLGYFLGFWFHLPEAYAVGLILVSCCPGGTASNVITFLAKANVPLSVTLTSVSTILGIVFTPMLVAFFIGSRLEIDRLGLVLTTFQVILVPVGLGLFLKSFFPKSTEKTKGIFPVLSVLLIAMIVASIIASGKETIITSDYRIFLAVICLHLGGFGLGGFFAWILTRDPKISQTISIEVGMQNSGLGAVLAKTHFIDPNTAIPSALSSLTHSLLGSLFASYFRKELKKPAIVD; this is encoded by the coding sequence GTGTTAACGAATCTCTCAAAACAAATCGTAAATGCATTCCCCCTTGTTTTACTGGGGATTGCAGGGATAGGGTTTTTGGAACCAGAGAAAATTTCTTGGTTTAAGGGGCCTTGGATCACTTATAGTTTAGGCCTCATTATGCTTGGGATGGGACTTTCATTAGAAGTGGATGATTTTCTTCGGATCTTCAGACAACCCAAACCAATTCTCATCGGGACGATCTTACAGTATACCATCATGCCTTTGTTAGGTTATTTTCTTGGGTTTTGGTTTCACTTACCTGAAGCATATGCAGTCGGACTCATACTTGTTTCCTGTTGCCCTGGTGGCACAGCATCCAATGTCATTACCTTTCTTGCAAAGGCCAATGTTCCACTCAGTGTTACTTTGACTTCTGTTTCGACGATTCTTGGTATCGTGTTCACTCCCATGTTAGTTGCCTTTTTCATTGGCAGTCGTTTGGAAATTGACCGTTTGGGACTCGTTCTCACCACCTTCCAAGTGATCCTAGTACCTGTTGGACTCGGACTTTTTCTCAAATCTTTTTTCCCAAAATCAACAGAGAAAACTAAAGGTATTTTTCCCGTACTTTCTGTACTCCTCATCGCGATGATTGTTGCTTCCATCATTGCCAGTGGGAAAGAGACCATCATCACGTCAGACTACAGAATCTTTTTAGCAGTGATTTGTTTGCATTTAGGTGGCTTTGGACTCGGGGGATTCTTTGCTTGGATCCTAACTCGGGATCCCAAAATTTCCCAAACCATTTCCATTGAAGTGGGGATGCAAAATTCAGGGCTTGGAGCAGTCCTTGCCAAGACCCATTTTATCGATCCAAACACAGCAATTCCTAGTGCTCTTTCGAGTCTCACGCATTCTTTACTTGGAAGTCTCTTTGCTAGCTATTTTCGGAAGGAATTGAAAAAACCCGCTATTGTCGATTGA
- a CDS encoding carbon-nitrogen hydrolase family protein, with the protein MNFKAAVVQVTSTARVSNNLTKCRQLVEGAAKAGAKVVGLPENFSFMGSESEKQNLLGQIEEETFSFLKETAMDLGIYLLGGGFPTKAPTGKVFNTAVIVNPKGEEVFRYHKAHLFDAVVGDGFPYKESNHTEAGEKVPEVIHTEYGNISSAICYDLRFPELFRALSKQGVDLCFLPAAFTVPTGEAHWHVLLRARAIENLMYVLAPGQTGTHDPHGKRKTFGHSLIISPWGEILAELDFEEGFAIAEIEMDRLSEIRSTLPSLHHRRFGI; encoded by the coding sequence ATGAATTTTAAAGCCGCCGTTGTGCAAGTCACAAGTACAGCAAGAGTCTCAAATAACCTAACCAAGTGTAGGCAACTTGTGGAAGGTGCGGCTAAGGCCGGTGCCAAAGTAGTGGGCCTTCCTGAAAATTTTTCCTTTATGGGAAGTGAATCCGAAAAACAAAACCTACTTGGCCAAATTGAGGAAGAAACCTTTTCCTTTTTAAAAGAAACCGCGATGGACCTTGGGATTTATCTTTTGGGAGGAGGATTCCCCACAAAAGCACCTACAGGAAAAGTGTTCAACACGGCGGTCATTGTAAATCCCAAAGGTGAGGAAGTGTTCCGTTACCACAAAGCCCATTTGTTTGATGCAGTTGTGGGAGATGGATTCCCATACAAAGAATCCAATCACACCGAAGCGGGAGAAAAAGTCCCTGAAGTGATCCACACCGAATACGGAAATATCTCCTCTGCCATTTGTTACGACCTAAGGTTCCCCGAACTTTTCCGTGCCTTATCCAAACAAGGTGTTGATTTGTGTTTTTTACCAGCTGCATTTACGGTGCCAACAGGAGAAGCCCATTGGCATGTTCTCCTTCGGGCAAGGGCCATTGAAAATTTAATGTATGTTCTGGCACCTGGCCAGACAGGAACACATGATCCTCATGGCAAACGAAAGACCTTTGGCCACTCACTCATCATCTCTCCATGGGGAGAGATTTTAGCGGAGCTCGATTTCGAAGAAGGGTTTGCCATCGCCGAGATCGAAATGGATCGATTGTCTGAGATCCGTTCTACTTTACCGAGTTTGCACCACCGAAGGTTTGGAATTTAG
- a CDS encoding non-ribosomal peptide synthetase produces the protein MASLLRFADKDYFLSGNFFKDLEFHHPILVDPLWQGTKLETQFQQFPLPVLESPNHRSFGLVTSGSTGVPKIVWKEWDEIQSELEVWAIEGEIQRFLHGTKEIQVQVPFCHLYGLLWGFLLPKQLGIPIVFGDGFTASQTTLCITSAPQLQLALSQGNQLPKRVIVSGMKFPVPLARELREKTEISIIEIYGSTETGGMGYRDPLRQNRFQFLPNLEFQFQTVEENEELLVKSPFVSKQYYSLQASEWVLSILPPNSYYATGDLGEYSDLGFYLLGRKDRIIKHKGKRVSLDRIESEILGLGLEGQFYCVPVHHETGDTIGLFTDSLLPIDTIYQTLRSELPSSHVPRVIVKQNEIPKLPNGKTDYSKISSFCYEEFLRLQTLKDKGKNIQNINSETTIPEILESILGSVPKPDQHFIYDCGMDSILFSELILKLEKKIGHQIPEEDKQTGYLFSLSGLEEYVREKLYLLE, from the coding sequence ATGGCCTCTCTTTTACGGTTCGCTGACAAAGATTACTTTTTATCTGGCAATTTTTTCAAAGACCTTGAGTTCCACCATCCGATCCTTGTAGATCCTCTTTGGCAAGGAACGAAGTTAGAAACTCAATTCCAACAATTTCCGCTCCCAGTCTTAGAATCACCGAACCACCGATCGTTTGGTTTGGTGACATCCGGATCCACTGGAGTCCCAAAAATAGTATGGAAAGAGTGGGATGAAATCCAATCAGAACTTGAAGTTTGGGCAATCGAGGGAGAAATCCAAAGATTCTTGCATGGGACCAAGGAAATCCAAGTCCAAGTCCCCTTTTGCCATCTCTACGGCCTTCTCTGGGGATTTTTACTTCCAAAACAATTAGGAATTCCTATTGTCTTTGGGGATGGATTCACAGCTTCGCAAACGACTCTATGCATTACTTCTGCCCCTCAGTTACAGTTGGCGTTATCACAAGGGAACCAACTTCCAAAACGAGTCATTGTTTCTGGGATGAAATTTCCAGTCCCACTCGCTCGGGAACTCAGAGAAAAAACAGAAATTTCAATCATAGAGATTTATGGGTCTACAGAAACCGGCGGAATGGGTTACCGTGACCCACTTAGGCAAAACAGATTCCAATTTTTACCAAATTTGGAATTTCAATTCCAAACCGTAGAGGAAAACGAGGAACTTTTAGTCAAAAGTCCATTTGTTTCAAAACAATATTATTCCTTACAAGCCAGTGAATGGGTATTATCTATATTACCTCCTAATTCATATTATGCGACTGGGGATTTAGGAGAATATTCGGATCTCGGATTTTATCTTTTAGGTAGGAAAGACCGTATTATCAAACACAAAGGGAAACGAGTGTCATTGGACCGAATTGAATCAGAAATACTTGGTTTAGGACTCGAAGGTCAGTTTTATTGTGTGCCAGTACATCATGAAACAGGTGATACAATTGGGTTATTTACTGATTCTCTACTTCCCATAGATACTATCTACCAGACATTACGGAGTGAACTCCCAAGTAGTCATGTTCCAAGAGTGATTGTCAAACAAAACGAAATCCCAAAATTACCAAACGGGAAAACTGATTATTCCAAAATCTCAAGTTTTTGTTATGAAGAATTCCTTAGGCTTCAAACGCTAAAGGATAAGGGAAAAAACATACAAAACATCAATTCGGAAACCACAATTCCTGAAATACTAGAATCAATTTTGGGTTCGGTTCCAAAACCAGACCAACATTTCATCTATGATTGTGGGATGGATTCGATCCTCTTTAGTGAACTCATTTTGAAATTGGAAAAAAAAATTGGGCACCAAATTCCAGAAGAAGATAAACAAACTGGTTACTTATTCAGTTTGTCAGGGCTTGAAGAATATGTCAGGGAGAAACTCTACTTGTTAGAATGA
- the argB gene encoding acetylglutamate kinase: MNHQSEKINHILEALPYLIKYSGKTIVIKYGGAAMVEEELKASFAEDIVLLKYLGINPVVVHGGGPEINSLIKSLNLNTQFIRGHRVTDEATMEVVEMVLTGKVNKQIVSLIQEKGGKPVGLSGKDGGLALAEKYLMEVEGEDGKTQKVDLGLVGEITSVDPNIILTLQREGFIPIISPVAMSKEGQTLNINADTMAGAIAQALHADKLILLTDTPGILIDGQLVTGLKKVDIHTYIKTGQISGGMIPKVECCLGAIDSGVKRAHIIDGRVPHSVLIEILTNQGIGSLIEQG, translated from the coding sequence ATGAACCACCAATCAGAAAAAATCAATCATATCTTAGAAGCACTTCCTTATTTAATCAAATATTCTGGAAAAACCATCGTCATCAAGTATGGTGGGGCTGCTATGGTGGAGGAAGAATTGAAAGCTTCCTTTGCAGAAGACATTGTTTTACTCAAATACTTAGGCATCAATCCAGTGGTGGTTCACGGTGGTGGCCCTGAAATCAACTCTCTTATCAAATCTTTAAATCTCAACACACAATTCATCCGAGGCCATCGTGTGACAGATGAGGCCACGATGGAAGTGGTGGAGATGGTTCTCACGGGAAAAGTAAACAAACAAATTGTTTCCCTCATCCAAGAAAAAGGTGGAAAACCAGTTGGTCTTTCGGGAAAGGATGGTGGCCTTGCCCTTGCAGAAAAATATCTGATGGAAGTCGAAGGGGAAGATGGGAAAACCCAAAAAGTAGACCTCGGTCTTGTTGGTGAGATCACATCTGTTGACCCGAATATCATCCTCACCTTACAACGTGAAGGTTTTATTCCGATCATATCCCCAGTTGCCATGTCAAAAGAAGGCCAAACTCTCAATATCAATGCCGACACTATGGCAGGAGCAATTGCACAAGCACTCCATGCAGACAAACTCATTTTACTCACAGACACACCTGGAATCTTGATTGATGGCCAATTGGTAACAGGACTCAAAAAAGTCGACATTCATACTTACATAAAAACTGGACAGATCTCTGGTGGCATGATACCAAAAGTAGAGTGTTGTTTGGGTGCAATTGATTCTGGAGTCAAACGAGCCCACATCATCGATGGTCGAGTGCCTCATTCCGTCTTAATTGAAATTTTGACTAACCAAGGGATAGGAAGTTTGATCGAACAAGGATAG
- a CDS encoding aminotransferase class V-fold PLP-dependent enzyme, with protein sequence MSESPSVFPPFPKFSNWKGISEYFPVQKESVWLNYCGTTPISSYAIQMMNVYLEEYAKFGIFTPNFSEPTIKKEIRGYLSEILHCDPTEIGIVHNTSEGMNFYSHSIQIPKGKRILVLENEYPSNVYPWEHWQNKGVTLGFVKVGNTPNEFLENLKLELEKKDVFILSISPVHWCTGVVFDMEVVSKLCESFGTKLVIDGSQAVGHIPLDFSKIKVAFCAFAAWKWLLGPLGLGVIYISKEESKGFQLVFKGQASVVNDSNYFPYRDEWKPAAEQFEQSTINFNDWIYFFASLKMLSTLGFSRVQERIYEVAGMLKDMLHGLGFTLESDAFPDVKTGILAITNHKDPKKFQPEAIQAHLKQNGIITAVRLGRLRMAPHIGIEEEHVNRVKTHLQSYLEKL encoded by the coding sequence ATGTCTGAATCTCCATCTGTTTTCCCTCCCTTCCCAAAATTTTCCAACTGGAAAGGCATTTCCGAGTATTTTCCTGTTCAAAAAGAATCTGTGTGGTTGAACTATTGTGGTACCACTCCTATTTCAAGTTATGCCATTCAAATGATGAATGTGTATTTAGAGGAATATGCAAAATTTGGAATCTTTACTCCCAATTTTTCGGAACCCACTATCAAAAAAGAAATTCGCGGGTATCTCTCAGAAATTTTACACTGTGATCCAACAGAGATTGGCATTGTACATAACACCAGTGAGGGGATGAATTTTTATTCTCATAGTATCCAAATTCCAAAAGGAAAACGGATTTTGGTTTTGGAGAATGAATACCCAAGTAATGTGTATCCATGGGAACATTGGCAAAACAAAGGTGTAACATTAGGTTTTGTCAAAGTGGGAAACACTCCCAATGAATTTTTAGAAAACTTAAAACTAGAACTAGAAAAAAAGGATGTTTTTATCCTTAGTATATCACCTGTTCATTGGTGTACGGGTGTAGTGTTTGATATGGAAGTTGTATCCAAATTATGTGAAAGTTTTGGAACCAAACTTGTCATAGATGGAAGCCAAGCTGTTGGCCATATCCCGCTCGATTTTTCCAAAATCAAAGTGGCATTTTGTGCCTTCGCAGCTTGGAAATGGTTACTTGGTCCTTTGGGATTAGGTGTGATTTACATTTCAAAAGAAGAATCCAAAGGATTCCAATTGGTTTTCAAAGGACAAGCAAGTGTTGTCAACGATTCCAATTATTTTCCATATCGAGACGAATGGAAACCAGCTGCCGAACAATTTGAACAAAGTACCATCAATTTTAATGATTGGATTTATTTTTTTGCTTCCCTCAAAATGTTGTCCACTCTTGGGTTCTCACGAGTCCAGGAAAGGATTTATGAAGTAGCAGGGATGTTAAAAGACATGTTACATGGGTTAGGTTTTACACTGGAATCAGATGCTTTCCCCGACGTTAAAACAGGAATTTTAGCCATTACAAACCACAAAGACCCTAAAAAATTCCAACCAGAAGCCATCCAGGCTCATCTCAAACAAAATGGAATCATCACGGCGGTTCGCCTGGGTCGACTACGAATGGCTCCTCATATTGGCATTGAAGAAGAACATGTAAACCGTGTGAAAACCCATTTACAATCTTATTTGGAAAAGTTGTAA
- a CDS encoding TraR/DksA family transcriptional regulator, which yields MPKPAAKSSAEKGVDKKFIEEVRELLQEKKESLLIKLNQWEDTSSPSGLKEMGDIADIASELNSEALTSVLTENEIETLREIELALEKIENGTYGICEGTKKKIPLARLKAIPWTRFTVEYAEQMAKSRNRAGGYRMDSLSAYPTTGMDVDSLD from the coding sequence ATGCCTAAACCAGCTGCAAAATCCTCCGCCGAGAAGGGAGTCGACAAGAAGTTCATCGAAGAGGTGCGTGAGCTCCTCCAAGAGAAAAAAGAATCTCTTCTCATCAAACTCAACCAGTGGGAAGATACAAGTTCTCCTTCTGGCCTAAAAGAAATGGGAGATATTGCAGACATCGCATCCGAACTCAACTCAGAAGCCCTCACTTCTGTTTTGACAGAAAACGAAATTGAGACTCTACGTGAGATCGAACTCGCTTTAGAGAAAATTGAAAACGGAACCTATGGTATCTGTGAAGGGACAAAGAAAAAAATCCCCCTTGCCAGACTCAAAGCCATCCCGTGGACAAGATTCACAGTAGAATACGCGGAACAAATGGCAAAAAGCCGTAACCGTGCAGGTGGTTACCGAATGGATTCCCTTTCGGCATACCCCACAACTGGAATGGATGTAGATTCTCTCGACTAG
- the alr gene encoding alanine racemase, translating into MQSSRIYLSRSAFSHNIALFRKLIGSKTKFTAIIKSNAYGHGLLATASIALDAGADYLGVNSLEEAVSIRRVFAKATILIMGSIPNLQERKVELADENFWVMVSRVEEIEILAKLSPVPKIHLKVDTGMSRLGIPFQNAEVLAKEISEKKLPLSGIATHFASTEDFTEHSYSMLQLGRFQDTIDTFAKHGFIDLICHCASSASAMLFSEARMDLVRVGISLYGLWPSLETKLSLSLMKKDVGMLKPALSWKTQIQHIQNLNPGTFVGYGSTFKTTHETRLAVVPVGYYEGLDRKLSNHGYMLIRGERAKILGRICMNMSMLDITHIPEAKIGDDVVILGKSGNEVISADDHATWTGTINYEVVTKILGSFPRIIED; encoded by the coding sequence GTGCAATCTTCTCGGATTTACCTCTCTCGTTCCGCTTTTAGCCATAACATCGCTCTTTTTCGCAAACTCATTGGTTCCAAAACAAAATTCACAGCCATTATAAAATCCAATGCATATGGACATGGGTTACTTGCTACCGCATCCATTGCCCTCGACGCAGGTGCTGATTATTTGGGTGTCAATTCCTTGGAAGAAGCGGTTTCCATTCGGCGTGTCTTTGCGAAAGCGACCATCCTTATTATGGGAAGTATCCCCAATTTACAGGAAAGAAAAGTAGAACTAGCGGATGAAAACTTTTGGGTGATGGTTTCTAGGGTTGAAGAAATTGAGATTTTGGCCAAACTTTCTCCCGTCCCGAAAATCCATTTAAAGGTAGATACTGGAATGAGCCGTTTGGGTATTCCCTTTCAAAATGCGGAAGTCCTCGCCAAAGAAATTTCAGAAAAAAAACTACCCCTTTCAGGGATTGCTACCCATTTTGCGAGTACGGAAGATTTTACTGAACATAGTTATTCCATGTTACAACTGGGAAGGTTCCAAGATACAATCGATACATTCGCTAAACACGGGTTTATCGACCTCATTTGCCACTGCGCCTCTTCTGCATCAGCGATGTTATTTTCAGAAGCGCGAATGGACTTAGTGCGAGTTGGAATTTCTCTTTATGGACTTTGGCCCAGTCTCGAAACAAAACTTTCACTTTCTCTCATGAAAAAAGATGTGGGGATGTTAAAACCGGCTCTCAGTTGGAAAACACAAATCCAACACATCCAAAACCTTAATCCAGGAACCTTTGTTGGGTATGGATCCACTTTCAAAACCACTCATGAAACAAGGCTTGCTGTTGTGCCTGTTGGGTACTATGAAGGTCTGGACAGAAAATTGTCTAACCATGGTTATATGCTGATTCGCGGTGAACGAGCTAAAATTTTAGGTAGAATTTGTATGAATATGAGTATGCTTGACATCACTCATATTCCAGAAGCGAAAATTGGAGACGACGTTGTGATTTTAGGTAAGTCAGGAAATGAAGTGATCTCTGCTGATGACCATGCCACATGGACTGGAACCATCAACTATGAAGTAGTCACAAAAATTTTGGGATCCTTCCCTCGTATCATTGAAGACTAG